The following DNA comes from Capsicum annuum cultivar UCD-10X-F1 chromosome 7, UCD10Xv1.1, whole genome shotgun sequence.
ttaattttttatttatttattttttttattaatcaagaaaagatatttttcttttcatattttaccctttacattaattattttttttaaattaaaatataaatattatttaatagaggCACTACGATAAactaattatgttattaattatttttcttaatcaatatgctATCTCAATTTGGAACGAGGAGgaagtatatataaaaaaaaagtgtgttgttaaaaattatcaaaaaaaaataaattttattagaaGAAATTCCAAAAATTCAGAAATTGGTTCGAGCTAGGCTTTCTGAAcgtaaaaattttttaaaattaaaaaatttataaaattcgaTCAAATATCAATAGCaagtaaatatttaaattttatgaccAAACtcgattttctttcttttacactACTACTGTAATTTAAtattcttttaacaaattaattatCTTAGTTTCACATAAATTAGTTTCTTCTACCTAATTATTATAAACAGTTATTTGTGGATATTTTTTGAACGATTTAATAATGTGACatacttttaaattattaatatatatgatttttcttttttaaatttcattcagTATCCAATATTTATAAACTGAAGTGAAATCATGAGAATTTTTGCGTAATATATTACTACAAATATTAGAAAGATTGAACTCTTAAATTAACTGAGATATAACAATCTcaaaatgttatattttactacaaaacaagaaataagaaataaaaatggtaATTGATTATTACCAAACaagaattaaataagaaataaaaaagtcaaaataggCTGCAAATATTTTACATTTAAACAAGAGAATACATTTTTGTAAAGTGCATGTGTTCAACATGACGACATAACCATCTTAATTTTGTACTcttccgtcccattttatgtgtcgccgtTTAACCggacatgaaatttaagaaaaagaaaagatttggtaaagtttatcaaattattctttatcaaaaaatatatcaatatctttttttttaattaaacaagATCAATAAGGATAAAAGGATAATTATGTCTTTAAAAAGTTGTCAAGGAAAGACGGCACTTACtttgaaatgaattaaaaagaaaatgatgataaataatttgggacggagggagtaaataGTAAAAGCAAAGAAGAATTTGTTGGACAACTCATGGTTGAGAATATTCAAAGCTAACAAGAGAGAAAAAAGTTAAAGAAGTACCTTGTAAGTAATTTTCAATGAAAGGACACAATGAATTTAATCTCTTCACCAATGAGTTGTGGTGAGTGTATGAAATTGTTCCACctttaattaaaaattgaagTCTATTGGAAGCGCTGCCATCTTAATGAGTCTTACAACGCACGGTCTGGATTAATCGAGGCTTCAATGCAGACACCGAACATTAAATGGGAAaccagaaaaaaaaagaatttaatctcttgacaaaaataaagaattgatcGAATGGTaagcataatttatttttaatagtataattgtgaatttgagttatcgaGGGAGCAAAACGATGGATGCTCTTTTCTTATTTGGATGGTAAGCATTGTTCACTTTCAACactaaaattatgaatttgaatCGATCATTAAAAagcaaaaaaggtgaaaattccTAACGTAGAAGtacgaaaaaaaattaaagttcttGAGATATTTTCTTATGAAGTTTCGTTATAACATCTATAACCATTTTTGATGGGTGGATAACCTGACAAATATATCTACAGGAATTAGCTTATCGATCTCTCAAAGTCAAAGAACAATACACTTCTATAACTAATTAGAAATCgagtttaaatttttgatatcataaaattatcttaaattaaaaaatatctttataaAACCATGCGAATTTAAATTAACTgatttcaataaaaatattattaatatcgAACATcgatagattaaaaaaaaaaaattgaatggatACAAAGAAGAGTAGCCGCCATACAATGTATCCGCCTAGTTTTGTAGAGATTATGAAGACAAATATAGATTTTGCACTTTTCATTACTTTAGTTTACTTCATGGAAAAGTAAACAGTATACTCaattatttatattgtttgaaagacatatacacataaatttttatatttaattggtGAGTGAAACAGATTTGAGGGTATTTTGATGATACTCTTGAATATTAGTGACTAAATAGAAATAGAGAAAAGTAAGTTGATCTTCAATAAAATAAAGACGATAAATAAGTCTcacaatattattaagttaaaattatttaaaaaattgaagataattatttaaaatctGCATTAATTATTTTAACAATTATCAAAGTTATCTGCATTAGTTGTTTCAACAATTATCAAAATTATCTACCAACTTCGTAGTTGTCGAATAATTTTACATAGTTATTGAACAACTTTGATTATTGTTGGGACAATTTCtatagttgttgagacaactttTATAGTTGTTAGGGtgaaaacattttttaaaaaatgaaaataaatttattatttttatctaatttttaaaatttgaagaactcttacttaattgacaaatttatttattacttttaatTCAAAATCCCAACTAGAGAAAAATGAGGCTCAAGTGTTGGTTTAAACAactaatatgaaaataaaaattaatagattagctcataaataagaaaaaaaattttgataaagatatttttcatgaaaagtaGTAACTTTGATCgcataaaacttatttaataGTGAACCAagaattttaacttaaaaattttgaaaatataattgaaatttgaactttaaatctcaatataaattttaaatttccaaaTCTACGAATATAGATAACAAATAAGCTTTTATAGATAAcataatattttatcaaaaaaaaaaaaatgaataaacacTCTCTTGTCCTCCTAAATTCGTCCTTGAACTATAATAAATGAGTTTATATAAACTCAATAACTTTTATGTAgctcatgttttttttttcaaaatttttttaaaatacataaagtatatAGTTTTAACCCAAATAtcattatatattaatttaaaattacttaataaaaccataaattaaactttaaattttaaatttatatcaaCTTGTCTCAACATTATTTTTGTACTATCATTATTGGAAGTTTTGGCTTATATTGGAATATTTAGATCCATTTCCTcgacaatttatttatttattcgttATAAGTATTGAGTAATTTATTGACTTtggagtattattattttttattcttttgggaTTTAAAAAATGGAGTTGGCGGCTGTAAAGCAAAACTTGTCCTACAAATTGCGCCATTCTATGTGctattttcttaattcttttattttttcattttttttttcgtgATTTAAAATGCTTGGTATTAAGGCCggacataaaacaccaaaaattaaATTACCGAATCgaacaaaaaaatttgaattcGGTATTTGGTAATTCGTTATTTGGTATGATATTTGAGAGTAAGATTTCAATTTTTCGGTATTTGAAATTgggtttggtacaagatattaatactaTTTGTTATTCGATATTTGCCGAATATCgatttagatatatatatatatatacgatatGTCTAACCAAtccaatagacaatagtattagtcattcCAAAGAATTTTTTCGACTTTTGTAATATATTGGTAAAAAGTAACAAAAGGAATATTGaataaggtttttattaaatataatcttTGATATTTAAACATACATTTGCATATTTctaactttaatatggtattagcAAAAATCGAATCGAAGcaaaatttaatttatcaattaCCGAATTACCGAATCAATGTTTATAAGTATGGTCTGTGGTATCTATACTCAAATACCGATTACCAAATTATCGAATCCAAACTTTAAAAATATCGAATCGAATGCCGAACGTCCATCCTACTTAGTATCATATTTTTCGAATACAGAGTATTTAGACCATTGATAGAAATGACCTAATGGCTTACATGAACGCAGTTAAGTTAATTAGACAAAAAACAAGagaataggaaaaataaaatacaaaatacatcttaatttatcatatttatacagATTTCACTGATTATGTATCATCGGTGGAtgtattaaaaagttaattatgtatctcgatagatccaaaattttaaaaaagtatcgaaagttaattatgtatctttacaagaaaaaatatatctttgtttgatgtattatatatctcgacagacccaaaaacGAATAaaatgtatcaggagctaattatatatctttacaaaaaaaataatgtatattcattgaatgtatcgagagctaattatgcaTCTCGATAGATCCATATTGAAGATTTTCAGTAATTACGTAAAATGCTGGAATTTTGTGTAATTAAACTCCAAGCTGTGGGATTTATGTGGTTCGAATAACAGCCCAATTTGTAGATGTAGGTAACCCGACCCGAAATGTTCAACAGTTGCCTTCTCCCTGCAAATCAAAGCTAATTCTACACTAAATTGGAGAATAAATACTGACTGAGATttccaaaaaaggaaagaaaatgtcGAAATTATGGTCGAAATTAGCAGGTATATTTAGCAGCAAGAATTTTGTAGGTATTGATAAAGCGGGAAATCGATATTTCAAAAGAATAGAGGAGCTTGATGGTGTCAGTAAGTGCGTTTCCCTTCTTCACTTTTAATTAATTCTACCAATTTAATTCCCCagtttatgtatttgtatttaaaattctGCTGAttttagtgcatttaatcatattCAACTTTATTAGCTTTTGTTCTGGTTTAATATTGCTAATTATGATCatttggatttttgaaagtaCAGTACTTGAACTGAAAAAAAGTAGGTAAATTTGCAAAAAAAGTAGCTCGGTACATAAAGCATTCTGCATTAACGCAAGAATGTAGACAATCTATggtaatgcaagcattagtgaCTGCTTTTGCAGTTTGAACATGTGTGGTATAGGTAACACAGGGCAAACTTTACAAAATGAGGTGATTTTGTATGAGGAAACAGTAAATAAAGGAACAGATACTGATGTTTTTATAGTAAATACACTGATATTACAACCAGAATTCTGAAACAGCCGCTAAGAAACTGCTAACACCTTAAAATACAACCTAAGACATGAATGGAATTCAGTTACAGAACACATAATACTAAGATTACACAGATTTCAGCATTCCAAGACATTTGGGAGGCTAGAACTCTCCAGAATTCCCTTTTTGCCTCATGACAGTTACTAATTCATTTAATTGTTTATTTTGGTATCTTGAATAAGTATGTATAACTTGAGGCACATCACGAACATTTGGAAATTGGAAAGAAGAATTACTTACAGAGttagctatggatggttttagaaGAGGTAGAGGTACGCGGATGAAGGGAGAGGTGATCAAACAGGACATGTCGGAGTTTTAGCTTGCCAAGGACATGATGTCAATTCTCAGATTGGAGGTTGTGtaggatgcggattagggtagaaagATAGTAGGTAGCTGTGTGTTGTCTTGTTATCCGCCCATGCTAGTAGTTGTAGTATTGCTCCAGTAGTTTTTTGCGttcattttttgttattatttgttgttgcttGTACTTCaactataatattattttgttgttgttgttgtcctgTTACTGTGTGCTGTTTTTATTACTATCTTCTGTTTTCCtgtatgtttgttatttttttctggACTGGCTTGGACGATTtccttgagctgagggtctatcggaaacatctTCCTACctcgtacactctaccctcccaagATCCCACTTTTGTGGgattatattgggtatgttgttgttgtttattgttaCCTATAGCTGTCCCAAATATTTAGGCATTCAAAAAGATctttctctaaaaaaataaaataaaaaattggggCTAGGTGAAAGGGAAATAATGGAGGTGATTCCAAGATAGGAATCGAATCCTCACCAACAAGGTGAAAGTTCAGGGGGCCGCCAACTGACCTACTGAGATTTCCTTGTTCACAAGTTGTATGTAGGATGTCCttgttttatattatgttatCTACTGAAGAACTTTATGTgatattgtcatattttattaGTGAAGGAAAAGAGATGGGTGACATTCAAAGGAGAGGAAGATCCAACCTCCATTCCAGGTATGCCCCATTGGGAGAAACACTTGCCTGCTCTAGATCTTGTTTTTGGTTCAAGTATCATCAGCTTATCCATCACGTTAATATGTCGTGAAGAATAATTGTCTGCTATTTCTAATAAGTTACACTATCTACCACATCGGTTGTTGCCATTAAGTAGTTAAAATTGATTGATTGCAGTTGAATGGATATGTTGGTTGAACGGACAACGCAAGAGTGCTCCAACTCCAGAGGTAAATTTTGATCTTCGTGTTACAATTATGTGCTCATAATTCATTGACCATCCTTAACCAACATTGTCTTTTCTTTGTATGAATTGTCTTGTTCAAGAGTAGCATTGTTATTCCTTCATCAGCATGGGTGAAATTATAGAATACGTTCTAATAAACCAAATAGTTTAGCTCTTCTTCATATTTGGAATGAACACATGCAAACTATAAAATGTATGAAAACATCAACGTGATACGCTGATACTTGAATAAAAACTTAAATTGTTATTGCTGCAATCCATATCTCTTGCCTTTTTTACTACTCcaatgaattcttagatatataatcacttgatattttctttttattttgattatgataGGTAAATAATTCATTAGAAAGCATTGGAGGGAAATGGACTGATATGCATTTAACCAGAATCTTATTTTGAAAAAACAAGCGAGCAAAAGTCCCATAAACCCCTATTGCTTCTTTTGCCATTAATTTCAGCTCCAGGatactatttcaatttttattgtgGCTGTGTTTTAATTTTAACATCTTATGGT
Coding sequences within:
- the LOC107856321 gene encoding NADH dehydrogenase [ubiquinone] 1 alpha subcomplex assembly factor 2 isoform X2, coding for MSKLWSKLAGIFSSKNFVGIDKAGNRYFKRIEELDGVMKEKRWVTFKGEEDPTSIPVEWICWLNGQRKSAPTPEEMAELEARREFVKLNVARLKKEEEERMAKEGKRKATNIGDTTAEASDTQNEKRSSEPTGSGESFRPGTWQPPT